The Pseudomonas orientalis genome contains a region encoding:
- a CDS encoding DUF1302 domain-containing protein, whose translation MTSVNQFWRRARLPLAVSLASTLAGPAFGVSFNIGEIEGSFDSSLSVGASWSTSKANRDLIGANNGGRGLSQTSDDGHLNFKRGETFSKIFKGIHDLELKYGDTGVFVRGKYWYDFELKDESRPFKDISDNNRKEGAKSSGGQILDAFVYHNYSIADAPGSVRFGKQVVSWGESTFIGGGINSINPIDVSAFRRPGAEIKEGLIPVNMFYVSQTLTDNLSAEAFYQLEWDQTVTDNCGTFFSQPDVISDGCSNNLRVLNKRSTIPAAALPTLGALGVDVNSEGVLVRRGPDRDARDSGQFGVAMHYNFEPLDTEFGAYFMNYHSRAPIFSAQGAPSAAYTRPLGPLGALRPLIVAGSSNYFVEYPEDIRLYGLSFSTTLPTGTAWSGELSYRPNAPVQLSTTDILFAGVTPIPGFGNASVLKGTPGQDLHGYNRKEVTQFQTTFTHFFDQVMGASRLTTVGEIGVTHVGGLESKSQARYGRDPVFGPGTLPGGFCNALNNSTATGAGLPNAAGLNTNCNNDGYTTATSWGYRARAIWEYPDVFAGVNLKPNVAWSHDVKGYSPGPGGNFEEGRKAVSLGLDAEYQNTYTASLAYTNFFGGKFSTVDDRDFVALSFGANF comes from the coding sequence ATGACCTCAGTAAACCAGTTCTGGCGCCGGGCACGTCTGCCCCTGGCCGTCAGTCTCGCTTCTACGCTCGCCGGGCCCGCATTCGGCGTCAGTTTCAACATCGGTGAAATCGAAGGGAGTTTTGACTCATCCCTGTCGGTAGGCGCCAGTTGGAGCACGTCCAAGGCCAATCGCGACCTGATCGGCGCCAACAACGGCGGCAGGGGCCTGTCCCAGACCTCCGACGACGGGCACCTGAACTTCAAGCGTGGAGAAACCTTTTCGAAGATCTTCAAGGGCATCCACGACCTGGAACTGAAGTACGGCGACACCGGTGTGTTTGTGCGTGGCAAGTACTGGTACGACTTTGAACTCAAGGACGAAAGCCGTCCGTTCAAGGACATCAGCGACAACAACCGCAAGGAAGGCGCCAAGTCTTCCGGCGGGCAGATCCTCGATGCGTTCGTCTACCACAACTACTCGATCGCCGATGCGCCGGGTTCCGTGCGGTTCGGCAAGCAGGTGGTGAGCTGGGGCGAAAGTACCTTCATCGGCGGCGGGATCAACTCCATCAACCCGATCGACGTATCAGCGTTTCGTCGTCCGGGGGCCGAGATCAAGGAAGGCCTGATTCCGGTCAACATGTTCTACGTGTCCCAGACCCTCACTGACAACCTGTCGGCCGAGGCGTTTTACCAATTGGAATGGGACCAGACCGTCACCGATAACTGCGGCACCTTCTTCTCGCAGCCGGACGTGATTTCCGACGGCTGCAGCAACAACCTGCGGGTACTGAACAAGCGTTCGACCATCCCTGCCGCAGCACTGCCGACCCTGGGCGCCCTGGGTGTGGACGTCAACAGCGAAGGCGTGCTCGTGCGCCGTGGCCCGGACCGTGATGCCCGCGACAGCGGCCAGTTCGGCGTGGCCATGCACTATAACTTCGAGCCGCTGGACACCGAGTTCGGCGCCTACTTCATGAACTACCACAGCCGTGCGCCGATCTTCAGCGCACAGGGTGCGCCATCGGCGGCCTACACCCGTCCGTTGGGGCCGCTGGGGGCATTGCGTCCGCTGATCGTGGCGGGCAGTTCCAACTACTTCGTCGAGTATCCGGAAGATATCCGCCTCTACGGTCTGAGTTTCTCCACCACCTTGCCCACCGGCACCGCCTGGAGCGGTGAGTTGAGCTACCGGCCGAATGCGCCGGTGCAGTTGAGCACCACCGACATTCTGTTCGCCGGCGTCACGCCGATCCCGGGCTTTGGCAATGCCTCCGTGCTCAAGGGCACGCCGGGCCAGGACCTGCACGGTTACAACCGCAAGGAAGTGACCCAGTTCCAGACCACCTTCACGCACTTCTTCGACCAGGTGATGGGCGCCAGCCGCCTCACCACCGTCGGTGAAATCGGTGTGACCCATGTGGGCGGTCTCGAAAGCAAATCCCAGGCCCGCTATGGCCGCGACCCGGTATTTGGCCCAGGCACCTTGCCAGGTGGGTTCTGCAACGCCCTCAACAACTCCACCGCAACCGGTGCCGGCCTGCCCAACGCAGCCGGCCTGAACACCAACTGCAACAACGATGGCTACACCACCGCAACGTCCTGGGGCTACCGCGCCCGTGCCATCTGGGAGTACCCGGACGTGTTCGCCGGCGTCAACCTCAAGCCCAACGTCGCCTGGTCCCATGACGTCAAAGGTTACTCGCCAGGCCCTGGCGGCAACTTCGAAGAAGGGCGCAAGGCGGTCAGCCTGGGCCTGGATGCCGAATACCAGAACACCTACACCGCGAGCCTGGCCTACACCAACTTCTTTGGTGGCAAGTTCAGCACCGTGGATGACCGTGACTTTGTCGCGTTGAGCTTTGGCGCCAACTTCTAA
- a CDS encoding CPXCG motif-containing cysteine-rich protein, which produces MLEPALYDCPYCGEEVEATVDLSGGDQVYIEDCQVCCRPITFDLQVHGDEWMLETRSENE; this is translated from the coding sequence ATGCTGGAACCTGCGCTGTACGATTGTCCTTATTGTGGGGAAGAGGTCGAAGCGACGGTGGATTTGTCCGGTGGTGATCAGGTGTATATAGAGGACTGCCAGGTGTGTTGCCGACCGATCACTTTCGATCTGCAGGTTCATGGGGACGAGTGGATGCTCGAAACCCGCAGCGAGAACGAATAA
- a CDS encoding 1-acyl-sn-glycerol-3-phosphate acyltransferase: MGEFDTIRPYNDSEVPAVLDRLFSDKAFLDILTHFRFPRFAGALGWLLKPMIARKLRREFAGVTTVATLQDKVEYYVDHTIDRATDGVTYTGVEQLKSGTAYLFLANHRDIVMDPAFVNYAVYHAGLPTPRIAIGDNLLQKPFVSDLMRLNKSFIVHRSITGRKEKMAAYQLLSAYINHSIRNDCQSIWIAQAEGRAKDGDDRTESAILKMFHVSRKDEPFAEVIQSLNLTPVSISYEYDPCDAAKARELYIRATTGTYCKAPGEDDVSIALGITGYKGRVHVNFAPPITERFEDTKLLAAEMDRQILGGYRLFPVHYLAYAQWHDADPQLDVPRAEDVFPADELAKAKAEWQRRLNECPSEHRPYLVTQYATPVRNQYRVKAGIAL; encoded by the coding sequence ATGGGCGAATTCGATACCATCCGACCTTACAACGACAGCGAAGTCCCGGCAGTGCTGGACCGGCTGTTCAGTGACAAGGCCTTTCTGGACATCCTGACCCACTTCCGCTTCCCGCGCTTTGCCGGCGCGCTGGGCTGGCTGCTCAAGCCGATGATCGCACGCAAGCTGCGCCGTGAATTCGCCGGCGTCACCACCGTGGCGACGCTGCAGGATAAAGTCGAGTATTACGTCGACCATACCATCGATCGCGCGACTGATGGCGTGACCTATACCGGCGTCGAACAGCTGAAATCCGGCACTGCCTACCTGTTCCTGGCCAATCACCGCGACATCGTGATGGACCCGGCCTTTGTCAACTATGCCGTCTACCATGCCGGCCTGCCGACGCCGCGCATCGCCATTGGCGACAACCTGCTGCAAAAACCCTTCGTCAGCGACCTGATGCGCTTGAACAAGAGCTTCATCGTGCACCGCTCGATCACCGGGCGAAAGGAAAAGATGGCGGCCTACCAGTTGCTGTCGGCCTACATCAACCATTCGATCCGCAACGACTGCCAGTCGATCTGGATCGCCCAGGCCGAAGGCCGGGCCAAGGACGGGGATGATCGCACCGAATCGGCGATCCTCAAGATGTTCCACGTCAGCCGCAAGGACGAGCCGTTCGCCGAAGTCATCCAGTCGCTGAACCTGACGCCGGTGTCGATCAGCTATGAGTATGATCCGTGTGACGCCGCCAAGGCCCGCGAGCTGTATATCCGCGCCACCACCGGCACCTACTGCAAAGCGCCGGGCGAGGATGACGTAAGCATTGCACTGGGCATCACCGGCTACAAGGGGCGAGTGCACGTGAATTTCGCGCCGCCGATTACCGAGCGCTTCGAAGACACCAAACTGCTGGCGGCCGAAATGGACCGGCAGATTCTCGGTGGTTACCGGCTGTTCCCGGTGCACTACCTGGCGTACGCCCAATGGCACGATGCCGACCCGCAATTGGATGTGCCCAGGGCCGAAGACGTATTCCCGGCCGATGAGCTGGCCAAGGCGAAAGCCGAGTGGCAGCGGCGCCTGAACGAATGTCCGTCCGAGCATCGTCCTTACCTTGTGACGCAATATGCAACGCCAGTGCGCAATCAATACCGGGTCAAGGCCGGGATCGCGCTGTAA
- a CDS encoding class I SAM-dependent methyltransferase has translation MDPRSEVLLRQAELFQGNLLLVGLPADDLLGRLPNAHGWNWHAGDQAALEARFPERSQFGVKVPERAFDAAVIFLPKSKDLTDYLLNAVAARLPGAELFLVGEKKAGIESAAKQMIAFGKPRKLDNARHCQLWQVTVGNAPQAPDLESLAQTFEVPLVDGPLKVVSLPGVFSHGRLDRGTELLLEHLDKLPSGHLLDFGCGAGVLGAAVKRRYPHNTVTLLDVDAFAAASSRLTLAANDLEAEVLTGDGIDAAPMGLTAILSNPPFHVGVHTDYFATENLLRKAGKHLAKGGELRLVANSFLKYQPLIEEHLGICAIKAEGNGFRIYRAKRP, from the coding sequence ATGGATCCGCGCAGTGAAGTACTGCTTCGCCAGGCCGAACTTTTTCAAGGCAACCTGCTGCTGGTCGGTTTGCCTGCCGACGATTTGCTCGGCCGCCTGCCCAACGCCCACGGCTGGAACTGGCATGCCGGCGATCAGGCGGCGTTGGAGGCGCGTTTTCCCGAGCGCAGCCAGTTCGGCGTGAAGGTGCCCGAGCGCGCATTTGATGCCGCTGTGATTTTCCTGCCCAAGTCCAAGGACCTCACCGACTACCTGCTTAACGCCGTGGCCGCGCGCCTGCCCGGCGCCGAGCTGTTCCTGGTGGGCGAAAAAAAGGCCGGCATCGAAAGCGCGGCCAAGCAGATGATCGCCTTCGGCAAACCGCGCAAGCTGGATAACGCACGGCACTGCCAGCTCTGGCAGGTCACGGTGGGCAACGCGCCGCAGGCGCCCGACCTGGAGAGCCTGGCGCAGACCTTCGAGGTACCGCTGGTCGACGGGCCGCTCAAGGTGGTGAGCCTGCCGGGCGTGTTCAGCCATGGTCGCCTGGACCGGGGCACCGAACTGTTGCTGGAACACCTGGACAAGCTGCCCAGCGGGCATTTACTCGACTTTGGCTGCGGCGCCGGCGTATTGGGAGCAGCGGTGAAACGTCGCTACCCGCACAATACCGTGACCCTGCTTGATGTGGACGCCTTCGCCGCCGCCAGCAGCCGCCTGACCCTGGCTGCCAATGACCTGGAAGCCGAAGTACTGACCGGCGATGGCATTGACGCCGCTCCAATGGGGTTGACCGCGATTTTAAGCAATCCGCCGTTCCATGTCGGGGTGCACACGGATTACTTCGCCACGGAAAACCTGCTGCGAAAAGCAGGCAAACATCTGGCAAAAGGCGGAGAACTGCGCCTGGTCGCCAACAGCTTCCTGAAATACCAGCCGCTGATCGAAGAGCATCTGGGCATCTGCGCGATCAAGGCCGAGGGCAATGGCTTTCGCATCTACCGGGCCAAGCGTCCCTGA
- a CDS encoding SOS response-associated peptidase, with the protein MCGRYALFRWNPAFAALPGFPADQQAQWNISPNDSVLIQRAIDGQLSLARARWGLTPPWLTDLSRTPAHARAETLAEQPMFREAFRQRRCLLPANGFYEWRGTQRKRPYWLTPGEGSTLFFAAIWEAYPVQEQVWLSTAVVTQAAQAQRRPLILDQAGQAAWLDPETPLHVLQSLLASEPAALRERVLANMVNDPKLNGPECLTPA; encoded by the coding sequence ATGTGTGGACGTTATGCCCTGTTTCGCTGGAACCCCGCCTTTGCTGCCTTGCCGGGCTTTCCCGCTGACCAGCAGGCCCAGTGGAATATCTCCCCCAATGATTCGGTACTGATCCAGCGCGCCATCGACGGCCAGCTCAGCCTGGCGCGCGCGCGCTGGGGGCTGACGCCGCCGTGGCTCACCGACCTGTCCCGCACGCCCGCCCATGCCCGCGCCGAAACCCTGGCCGAGCAACCGATGTTTCGCGAAGCATTCCGCCAGCGCCGTTGCCTGCTGCCGGCCAACGGGTTTTACGAATGGCGCGGCACCCAGCGCAAGCGCCCGTACTGGTTGACGCCAGGGGAAGGCTCCACGCTGTTTTTCGCGGCGATCTGGGAAGCGTATCCGGTGCAGGAGCAGGTGTGGTTGAGTACGGCGGTGGTCACTCAAGCGGCGCAGGCCCAGCGCCGACCGTTGATTCTGGATCAAGCCGGGCAGGCGGCCTGGCTGGATCCCGAGACGCCGCTGCATGTGCTGCAAAGTCTGTTGGCCAGTGAGCCCGCCGCGTTGCGCGAGCGGGTGCTGGCCAACATGGTCAACGATCCCAAGCTCAATGGGCCTGAGTGCCTGACCCCGGCCTGA
- a CDS encoding LysE family translocator has product MYVAEFLTVALIHLLAVASPGPDFAVVVRESVTHGRRAGTWTALGVGSAIFLHVGYSLLGIGLIVSQSIVLFNALKWAAAAYLLYIGFKALRAQPVKPPAQGELHREAGERTPRGAFTAGFVTNGLNPKATLFFLSLFTVVINPHTPLAVQAGYGVYLAVVTALWFCLVARLFSQQRVRAGFAKMGHWFDRTMGAVLIAIGVKLAFTSMK; this is encoded by the coding sequence ATGTACGTCGCCGAGTTTTTGACCGTAGCCTTGATCCACCTGTTGGCGGTGGCCAGCCCCGGGCCGGACTTCGCCGTGGTGGTGCGTGAAAGCGTGACCCATGGCCGTCGCGCCGGCACCTGGACTGCGCTGGGCGTCGGTTCGGCGATCTTTCTTCACGTCGGCTACTCGCTGCTGGGTATCGGCTTGATCGTGTCCCAGTCCATTGTGCTGTTCAATGCGCTGAAATGGGCGGCGGCGGCGTACCTGCTGTATATCGGCTTCAAGGCGCTGCGTGCGCAACCGGTCAAGCCGCCGGCGCAAGGCGAGCTGCATCGCGAGGCGGGCGAACGCACGCCCCGTGGCGCGTTTACCGCAGGGTTTGTGACCAACGGTTTGAATCCCAAGGCCACGCTGTTTTTCCTGTCGCTGTTCACCGTGGTGATCAACCCGCACACACCGCTGGCGGTGCAGGCCGGTTATGGCGTGTACCTGGCAGTGGTGACAGCGCTGTGGTTTTGTCTGGTGGCCAGGCTGTTCAGCCAGCAGCGCGTGCGCGCCGGGTTTGCGAAGATGGGGCATTGGTTTGATCGGACCATGGGCGCGGTGTTGATTGCGATTGGGGTGAAGTTGGCATTTACCAGCATGAAATAA
- a CDS encoding putative signal transducing protein, whose translation MQRIYEPENLMEGELLQQMLASEGIEAHLVGRHLLGGTGELPIFGLLGLEVDNDQAASARELITAYIGAQPIPGDEPDSFPDVLVC comes from the coding sequence ATGCAGCGAATCTACGAACCGGAAAACCTCATGGAAGGCGAGCTGCTGCAACAGATGCTTGCCAGCGAAGGCATCGAGGCGCACCTGGTGGGCCGCCATTTGCTCGGTGGCACCGGCGAACTGCCGATATTCGGCCTGCTCGGGCTGGAAGTCGATAATGACCAGGCTGCCAGTGCCCGCGAGCTGATCACGGCCTATATCGGCGCGCAACCCATACCCGGGGATGAACCCGACAGTTTTCCCGACGTACTGGTCTGTTAG
- a CDS encoding fatty acid--CoA ligase has protein sequence MLQTRVIPPAEGAYQYPLLIKRLLMSGARYEKTREIIYRDKLRYTYPTLIERVARLANVLTEAGVKAGDTVAVMDWDSHRYLECMFAIPMIGAVIHTINVRLSPEQILYTMNHADDRFVLVNSEFVGLYQAIAGQLTSVDKTLLITDGDSKTADLPNLVGEYEALLAAASPTYNFEDFDENSVATTFYTTGTTGNPKGVYFTHRQLVLHTIGVATIMGSVDSVRLLGTNDVYMPITPMFHVHAWGLPYVATMLGLKQVYPGRYDPEYLVELWRKEKVTFSHCVPTILQMVLNAKAAQDVDFGGWKIVIGGSALNRSLYEAAKARGIQLTAAYGMSETGPLVSCAHLNEELMAGSEDERTTYRIKAGVPGPLVEAAIMDTDGNFLPADGESQGELVLRAPWLTEGYYNEPQKGAELWAGGWMHTGDVATLDAFGVIDIRDRIKDVIKTGGEWISSLALEDLVSRHPAVREVAVVGIADPQWGERPFALLVLRDGHVIGARELKEHLKPFVELGHLSKWAIPSQIAVVTEIPKTSVGKLDKKRIRIDIIEWQANNSTFLSTL, from the coding sequence ATGTTGCAGACCCGTGTTATCCCACCCGCCGAAGGCGCTTACCAATACCCGCTGTTGATCAAACGCCTGTTGATGTCCGGGGCGCGTTACGAGAAAACCCGGGAAATCATTTACCGCGACAAACTGCGCTACACCTACCCGACGCTGATCGAGCGCGTCGCGCGCCTGGCCAACGTACTGACCGAAGCCGGGGTCAAGGCCGGTGACACGGTGGCGGTGATGGACTGGGACAGCCATCGTTACCTGGAATGCATGTTCGCCATCCCGATGATCGGCGCGGTGATCCATACCATCAACGTGCGCCTGTCGCCGGAACAGATCCTCTACACCATGAACCACGCCGACGACCGCTTTGTGCTGGTCAACAGCGAATTCGTGGGGCTTTACCAGGCGATCGCCGGGCAGCTCACCAGCGTCGACAAGACCTTGCTGATCACTGACGGCGACAGCAAGACGGCCGACCTGCCCAACCTGGTGGGCGAGTACGAAGCCCTGCTGGCCGCCGCGAGCCCGACGTACAATTTCGAGGATTTCGACGAGAACTCCGTGGCCACCACCTTCTACACCACCGGCACCACCGGCAACCCCAAGGGCGTGTATTTCACCCATCGCCAACTGGTGCTGCACACCATCGGCGTGGCGACCATCATGGGCAGTGTCGACAGTGTGCGTTTGCTCGGCACCAACGATGTGTACATGCCCATCACACCGATGTTCCACGTGCACGCCTGGGGCCTGCCTTACGTGGCGACCATGCTCGGTTTGAAGCAGGTCTACCCCGGCCGCTACGACCCCGAATACCTGGTGGAGCTATGGCGCAAGGAAAAGGTCACCTTCTCCCATTGTGTGCCGACCATCCTGCAAATGGTGCTCAATGCCAAGGCCGCCCAGGACGTGGATTTCGGCGGTTGGAAAATCGTCATCGGCGGCAGCGCCCTCAATCGTTCGCTGTACGAAGCCGCCAAGGCCCGCGGCATCCAGTTGACGGCTGCGTACGGCATGTCCGAGACCGGGCCGCTGGTGTCCTGTGCTCATCTTAATGAAGAACTGATGGCCGGCAGCGAAGACGAACGCACCACCTATCGGATCAAGGCCGGTGTACCCGGGCCGCTGGTGGAGGCGGCGATCATGGACACCGACGGCAACTTCCTGCCTGCCGACGGCGAATCCCAGGGCGAGCTGGTACTGCGCGCGCCCTGGCTCACCGAGGGTTATTACAACGAGCCGCAAAAGGGCGCCGAGCTGTGGGCCGGTGGCTGGATGCACACCGGTGATGTCGCCACCCTGGACGCGTTTGGCGTGATCGATATCCGTGACCGCATCAAGGATGTGATCAAGACCGGCGGCGAGTGGATCTCTTCCCTGGCTCTGGAAGACCTGGTCAGCCGCCACCCGGCGGTACGCGAAGTAGCGGTGGTGGGCATTGCCGACCCGCAGTGGGGCGAGCGCCCGTTTGCCCTGTTGGTGTTGCGTGATGGCCATGTGATAGGGGCCCGTGAACTCAAGGAACACCTCAAGCCGTTCGTTGAATTGGGGCACTTGAGCAAGTGGGCGATTCCGAGCCAGATCGCCGTTGTTACTGAAATTCCCAAGACCAGCGTCGGCAAGCTCGACAAAAAACGTATCCGTATCGACATCATCGAATGGCAGGCCAACAACAGCACGTTCCTGTCGACCCTGTGA
- a CDS encoding TMEM165/GDT1 family protein, whose amino-acid sequence MLDSLLVPTAIVALAEIGDKTQLLALILAARFRKPWPIIAGIVAATLANHAAAGAVGAWFGSFFSDAVLHWILAASFCATALWTLVPDKLDDDEASTTRKFGPFLTTLIAFFLAEIGDKTQIATVMLAAQYPELWLVIIGTTLGMLIANVPVVLAGNFAAEKLPLTLIRRLAATAFFVLAIVAVYKAMQSSGWI is encoded by the coding sequence ATGCTGGATTCACTGCTCGTTCCTACCGCAATCGTTGCCTTGGCCGAAATCGGCGACAAGACGCAACTGCTCGCGCTTATTCTTGCCGCTCGCTTTCGCAAGCCCTGGCCCATCATCGCCGGCATCGTCGCCGCGACCCTGGCCAACCATGCGGCCGCCGGTGCGGTGGGGGCCTGGTTCGGGAGTTTCTTCTCCGACGCGGTGCTGCACTGGATTCTCGCGGCGAGCTTCTGCGCCACGGCGCTGTGGACACTGGTGCCGGACAAACTCGACGATGACGAAGCCAGCACCACGCGCAAGTTCGGGCCGTTCCTGACCACGCTGATTGCGTTCTTCCTCGCGGAAATCGGTGACAAGACCCAGATCGCCACGGTGATGCTGGCAGCGCAGTATCCGGAGTTGTGGCTGGTAATTATCGGGACCACGCTGGGCATGTTGATTGCCAACGTGCCGGTGGTGCTGGCGGGGAATTTTGCGGCGGAGAAGCTGCCGCTGACCTTGATTCGGCGCTTGGCGGCTACGGCATTTTTTGTATTGGCGATTGTGGCGGTGTACAAGGCCATGCAGAGCAGTGGCTGGATCTAA
- a CDS encoding M48 family metallopeptidase, with translation MKKSLAVSGLVAAMLLAGCQSVNTTSGGAVGVERKQYMFSMLSSQEVDQMYAQSYQQTLGEASGKGVLDKTSANAKRVQAIANRLIAQAPTFRPDAAQWKWEVNLIKSDEMNANCGPGGKILVYSALIDNLKLTDDELAAVMGHEIAHALREHGREAMSKAYGIEMAKQGAGAIFGLGQDSLALADTVANYGMTLPNSRSNENEADLIGLELAARAGYNPNAAITLWNKMAKASEGAPPEFMSTHPASDSRIASLQAAIPKVMPLYQQAKKS, from the coding sequence ATGAAGAAGTCATTGGCGGTAAGTGGGTTGGTTGCAGCGATGCTGCTGGCAGGGTGTCAGTCGGTCAATACCACCAGCGGCGGCGCGGTTGGAGTTGAGCGCAAGCAGTACATGTTCAGCATGCTGTCGAGCCAGGAAGTCGACCAGATGTATGCCCAGTCCTACCAGCAGACCCTGGGCGAGGCCAGTGGCAAAGGAGTTCTGGATAAGACCAGTGCCAACGCCAAGCGCGTGCAGGCCATCGCCAATCGCCTGATCGCCCAGGCCCCGACCTTCCGCCCGGATGCGGCGCAATGGAAGTGGGAAGTGAACCTGATCAAGAGCGATGAGATGAACGCCAACTGTGGGCCGGGTGGCAAGATCCTGGTGTACAGCGCGTTGATCGACAACCTCAAGCTCACCGATGATGAACTGGCCGCCGTGATGGGCCATGAAATCGCCCATGCCTTGCGTGAACACGGCCGCGAAGCCATGTCCAAGGCCTACGGCATCGAGATGGCCAAGCAGGGCGCCGGTGCAATATTCGGGCTCGGCCAGGACAGCCTGGCGCTGGCCGATACCGTGGCCAACTACGGCATGACCTTGCCCAACAGCCGCAGCAATGAGAACGAAGCCGACCTGATCGGCCTCGAACTGGCCGCCCGCGCCGGTTACAACCCGAACGCGGCCATCACGCTGTGGAACAAGATGGCCAAGGCCTCGGAAGGCGCGCCGCCGGAGTTCATGAGCACTCACCCGGCGTCTGATAGCCGCATTGCCTCGTTGCAGGCGGCGATTCCGAAGGTCATGCCGCTGTACCAACAGGCCAAGAAATCCTAA
- a CDS encoding 2-hydroxyacid dehydrogenase, translating to MMNNRRAVFLDHPSLDLGDLDLSELHDCFSELQLFEQTTPQNLLERVQGAQVVISNKIPLGAETLAACPELKLILVSATGTNNIDLEAARAQGITVSNCQDYGTPSVAQHTIMLLLNLATRLKDYQRDVAAGKWQQARQFCLLDYPIVELEGKTLGLLGHGELGSAVARLAEAFGMRVVLGAIPGRPARTDRVPLDELLRQVDALTLHCPLNEHTCDFIGARELALLKPGAFIVNTARGGLINEQALADALRNGHLGGAATDVLSVEPPVNGNPLLAGDIPRLIVTPHNAWGSREARQRIVAQLSENALGFFNGAPLRVVA from the coding sequence ATGATGAACAATCGCCGCGCCGTCTTCCTCGATCACCCCTCCCTGGACCTCGGCGACCTCGACCTCAGCGAGTTGCATGACTGCTTCAGCGAGCTGCAGCTGTTTGAGCAGACCACGCCGCAGAATCTGCTCGAACGCGTGCAAGGCGCCCAAGTTGTCATCAGCAATAAAATCCCGCTCGGCGCCGAGACCCTGGCGGCCTGCCCCGAGCTCAAGCTGATCCTGGTGTCGGCCACCGGCACCAATAACATCGACCTTGAAGCCGCCCGCGCCCAGGGCATCACTGTGAGCAACTGCCAGGATTACGGCACGCCGTCGGTGGCGCAGCACACGATCATGCTGCTGCTCAACCTCGCCACGCGCCTGAAGGACTATCAGCGCGATGTGGCAGCCGGCAAATGGCAGCAGGCCAGGCAGTTCTGCCTGCTGGACTATCCGATTGTCGAGCTGGAGGGCAAGACGTTAGGCCTGCTCGGCCATGGCGAACTGGGCAGCGCCGTGGCGCGCCTGGCCGAAGCCTTCGGCATGCGCGTGGTACTGGGTGCGATTCCCGGGCGCCCTGCCCGCACCGACCGCGTGCCGCTGGATGAACTGCTGAGACAGGTCGACGCGCTGACCTTGCATTGTCCGCTCAACGAGCATACCTGCGATTTTATCGGGGCTCGCGAACTGGCGCTGCTCAAGCCCGGCGCGTTTATCGTCAACACCGCACGCGGCGGCTTGATCAACGAACAGGCCCTGGCGGATGCATTACGCAACGGGCACCTGGGTGGTGCGGCCACCGATGTGTTGAGTGTCGAACCTCCGGTAAACGGCAACCCGCTGCTGGCCGGTGATATCCCTCGGCTGATCGTCACGCCCCATAATGCCTGGGGCAGCCGTGAAGCGCGGCAGCGGATCGTCGCGCAATTGAGCGAAAACGCCCTGGGCTTTTTCAACGGTGCCCCGCTGCGCGTCGTCGCTTGA